The following are from one region of the Methanospirillum hungatei genome:
- a CDS encoding ABC transporter substrate-binding protein — protein sequence MNFLENTPDIPITPLLPENNEIIPVGILPMQSGFISDIGEEYVRAFEMVQEDNPGSFLLPVVIDAGSNTTTGLSAWKTLKSSYPNSSIVVTVASWTTNVVYPDAADEEMVQIALGSAVVNRSRLDDYLVRFTPGVEQESPVLAEYLDQYDRVVILGGNNDYALGYINALKSLIPEKIVNIVQYDPDNLSGSLDLTSVKENNPDIILLLSVSEAGAVVEMIRNNNISTPLVGTRVIERNTLLESPVTEGLIFTTPALNRSEPFFSRYREKYGEEATFYGAEGYDAMTILYDAVQACGDDQKCLSSWFTETEYPGSLGDVRFDENRVAYYPLEFKIIRNGTFEQYEWMMQDQ from the coding sequence ATGAATTTTCTGGAAAATACCCCAGATATCCCGATCACTCCTTTATTACCGGAAAATAATGAAATAATACCGGTTGGGATTCTGCCGATGCAAAGTGGATTTATATCCGATATTGGAGAAGAATATGTTAGGGCTTTTGAGATGGTACAGGAGGATAATCCTGGTTCCTTCCTCCTGCCAGTTGTAATCGATGCCGGAAGTAATACAACGACGGGGTTATCTGCCTGGAAAACCCTGAAATCTTCTTATCCAAATAGTTCCATCGTAGTTACCGTAGCGAGCTGGACAACGAATGTTGTATACCCGGATGCAGCTGATGAAGAAATGGTTCAGATAGCTCTCGGATCCGCTGTCGTAAATCGGAGTCGTCTTGATGATTATCTGGTTCGGTTCACTCCAGGGGTGGAACAGGAATCCCCGGTCCTTGCAGAGTACCTGGATCAGTACGACCGCGTTGTAATTTTAGGTGGGAACAACGACTACGCACTCGGATATATCAACGCTCTGAAATCACTGATTCCTGAAAAAATCGTGAATATTGTCCAATATGATCCTGATAACCTGTCAGGCAGTCTGGATCTTACATCAGTCAAAGAAAACAATCCGGACATAATACTCCTGCTCAGTGTATCTGAAGCCGGAGCGGTTGTAGAAATGATACGAAATAATAATATATCAACACCGCTGGTAGGAACACGGGTCATTGAACGAAATACCCTTCTTGAATCTCCGGTTACAGAAGGCCTGATATTTACCACCCCTGCCCTTAATAGATCTGAACCCTTCTTCTCCCGGTACCGTGAAAAATATGGGGAAGAAGCAACATTTTACGGAGCCGAGGGGTATGATGCTATGACAATTCTCTATGATGCAGTTCAGGCATGTGGCGATGATCAGAAATGTCTCTCATCCTGGTTTACAGAAACAGAGTACCCTGGGTCACTTGGGGACGTTCGGTTTGATGAAAACCGGGTTGCCTATTATCCCCTTGAATTCAAAATTATCCGAAATGGCACATTCGAGCAATATGAGTGGATGATGCAAGATCAGTGA
- a CDS encoding IS110 family transposase — MTEQLHIAAGLDLHKSFLIATILTLTGEKIVDRFNRTQPGLMALKNWIVTHNVQAVGCESTSDYWIQIYDLLSPICDVIVGNARDMKALSHKKTDKIDSEFIATITLKGMIHPSRIFPREHREFRSTIRLRHKLVQKRSSIKNEIHHILDSELFRLSSVLSDIFGKSGSLIMRGILNNIAIDDIVSLLPASVTKKEEALREVLETTLSEGALERLASCLQIIKILNEEIASLTKISTSYAVTNFPREFGILKSVPGIGDIVAITLLAEIGDVRDFSSGDKLSSWLGMVPRVYQSADKLRTGSITKRGSKIARWILIQAAHAAVKSRDNDLKTFYSSKKDIIGAGKAIVSVARKMVVIIWHLLTNDEIYEDTQYQSMKQSKKVYIKVPKKTSIEEVLRLLSEAAVILKEPDPETG, encoded by the coding sequence ATGACTGAGCAACTTCATATAGCCGCTGGTCTTGACCTTCACAAGTCTTTTCTAATTGCCACAATCCTGACATTAACTGGCGAAAAAATTGTTGACCGCTTTAACCGAACACAGCCTGGATTAATGGCATTAAAGAATTGGATCGTGACCCATAATGTTCAGGCAGTAGGATGTGAATCAACAAGTGATTATTGGATTCAGATTTACGATCTTCTAAGTCCAATCTGTGATGTGATTGTTGGAAATGCACGGGACATGAAAGCTCTCTCACATAAAAAAACAGATAAGATCGATTCTGAGTTTATTGCTACAATTACTCTGAAAGGAATGATTCATCCCTCTCGAATATTTCCACGAGAACATCGTGAATTTCGTTCAACGATTCGATTAAGACATAAATTAGTTCAAAAGCGTTCATCCATCAAGAATGAAATTCATCATATTCTTGATTCAGAGTTATTCCGACTCTCTTCAGTTTTATCGGACATTTTTGGTAAATCGGGTAGTTTAATCATGAGAGGGATTCTCAATAATATTGCAATTGACGACATTGTGAGTCTTCTCCCTGCATCAGTTACGAAGAAAGAAGAAGCATTAAGAGAAGTTTTAGAAACTACACTCTCTGAAGGTGCACTAGAACGACTTGCTTCATGTCTTCAGATAATAAAGATTCTGAATGAGGAAATTGCCAGTTTAACAAAAATTTCAACGAGCTATGCAGTAACTAATTTTCCAAGGGAATTTGGAATACTTAAATCCGTTCCAGGAATTGGAGATATTGTTGCAATCACCCTTCTTGCAGAAATTGGAGATGTAAGAGATTTTTCCTCAGGTGATAAATTATCAAGTTGGTTAGGGATGGTACCCAGAGTATACCAATCTGCTGATAAACTTCGGACCGGATCAATCACTAAGCGGGGTTCGAAGATTGCTAGATGGATCCTTATTCAAGCAGCACATGCAGCAGTCAAGTCAAGGGATAACGATCTCAAAACGTTCTATTCCTCAAAAAAGGACATTATTGGTGCAGGGAAAGCTATTGTTAGTGTCGCAAGAAAGATGGTAGTCATTATCTGGCATCTTTTGACGAATGATGAAATTTACGAAGACACTCAGTATCAATCAATGAAGCAGTCAAAAAAAGTCTATATTAAGGTTCCGAAAAAAACTTCGATTGAGGAAGTTTTACGATTATTAAGTGAGGCAGCAGTAATTCTTAAAGAACCAGACCCAGAAACTGGTTAA
- a CDS encoding restriction endonuclease, whose product MAIPDYQTVMLPVLLAVKDGKEHPVQEIYRNISLSFNLSADELNQKLPSGVQSTFDNRVGCAKTYLKKAGLVTTPSRGKVKITERGLVVLSQNPKRIDQNFLKLFPEFLDFKDFRTNNQTPLIEKSDTPESTLTPQEILENSYQDVRNKLAHELLSQVMSSSPEFFERLVVDLLVAMGYGGSRSEAGERVGKTGDDGIDGIIKEDKLGLDTVCIQAKRWQNTVGRPEIQAFVGSLAGNRARKGVFITTSRFSREAREYVQRIEQKVVLIDGETLAELMIDHNVGVSEESRYIVKKIDMDYFEE is encoded by the coding sequence ATGGCAATCCCGGATTATCAGACAGTTATGCTTCCCGTCCTACTTGCGGTAAAAGATGGAAAAGAACACCCAGTCCAAGAGATTTATCGCAACATATCTTTATCTTTCAATCTTTCTGCCGATGAACTGAACCAAAAACTCCCAAGTGGAGTACAGTCAACCTTTGATAACCGGGTCGGTTGTGCGAAAACATACCTCAAAAAAGCAGGCTTAGTTACCACTCCTTCACGAGGGAAGGTAAAAATCACCGAACGAGGATTAGTAGTACTCAGTCAAAATCCAAAACGTATCGATCAAAATTTTCTCAAACTATTTCCAGAATTTCTTGATTTTAAAGACTTTCGAACTAACAACCAAACACCACTTATTGAAAAATCAGATACTCCTGAGAGCACTCTGACTCCGCAGGAAATTCTGGAGAATAGTTATCAGGATGTTCGTAATAAACTTGCACATGAACTATTATCACAGGTTATGAGTAGTTCACCGGAATTTTTTGAGCGATTGGTCGTAGATCTTCTGGTTGCCATGGGATATGGAGGATCACGGAGCGAAGCTGGGGAGAGGGTTGGAAAGACAGGTGATGATGGAATTGATGGTATTATAAAAGAAGACAAACTGGGACTTGATACCGTATGTATTCAAGCCAAGAGATGGCAGAATACTGTAGGTAGACCGGAGATACAGGCGTTTGTTGGCAGTCTTGCAGGTAACCGAGCCCGAAAAGGAGTTTTTATTACTACATCCCGTTTCTCAAGGGAAGCTCGGGAATATGTCCAGCGAATTGAACAGAAAGTCGTGTTGATTGATGGGGAAACATTAGCTGAGCTTATGATAGATCATAATGTTGGAGTTTCAGAGGAGTCTCGATATATAGTGAAAAAGATTGATATGGATTATTTTGAGGAGTGA
- a CDS encoding class I SAM-dependent methyltransferase, producing MHPATHGTKEEWFENESFWEDFYPVLFPDELFEQAQEEMEKIFDLIDHPVHSVLDLCCGPGRFAGLLAREGYQVTGVDRTPFLLEIAKREYADTKNVEWVLSDMREFVRQESYDLVLNLYTSFGYFKDPAEDLLVLKNIANSLRPGGSFVIEVMGKEVMAKDFEPITASKTGDGLFVQAHEILENWNRIRTEWTLIKEGNVKTFTFEHSLYAASDLIRLCELAGFSDIRVFGDFDGSPYDHSALLLVITGKKR from the coding sequence ATGCATCCTGCTACCCATGGTACCAAAGAGGAGTGGTTTGAGAATGAGTCCTTCTGGGAAGACTTCTATCCAGTATTGTTTCCGGATGAACTGTTTGAACAGGCGCAGGAAGAGATGGAGAAGATCTTTGATCTCATTGATCACCCGGTACATTCGGTCCTTGATCTCTGTTGCGGTCCGGGACGGTTTGCAGGTCTGCTCGCACGGGAGGGATATCAGGTAACCGGTGTTGACAGGACGCCATTTCTCCTCGAGATAGCAAAGAGGGAGTATGCTGATACAAAAAATGTGGAATGGGTTCTTTCCGACATGCGGGAGTTTGTCAGGCAGGAATCATACGATCTGGTCTTAAACCTCTACACCTCTTTTGGGTATTTTAAAGATCCTGCAGAGGATCTCCTGGTTCTGAAAAATATCGCCAATAGTCTTCGGCCAGGTGGGTCATTTGTTATTGAGGTGATGGGAAAAGAGGTGATGGCTAAGGACTTTGAACCGATTACAGCGTCAAAGACCGGAGACGGATTATTTGTCCAGGCTCATGAGATCCTTGAGAACTGGAACAGAATCAGAACGGAATGGACTCTTATCAAAGAAGGGAATGTCAAAACCTTCACGTTTGAACACAGCCTCTATGCAGCCAGTGATCTTATCAGGCTCTGTGAGTTGGCAGGTTTTTCAGATATCCGGGTATTCGGCGATTTTGACGGGAGTCCCTATGATCATTCTGCATTATTGCTGGTAATCACCGGGAAAAAGAGATAA
- a CDS encoding putative toxin-antitoxin system toxin component, PIN family: MNDIIVIDTNVLVSGLLNPQGNPATIIRMIIARTIRIILDSRIFHEYDVVLKRPRFGFSPDDVNALLSFFKHDGLWIVPPPILKNLPDPSDRPFYELAYHSRVPLITGNTKHFPDDIMVMTPAEFVKRKESQT, encoded by the coding sequence ATGAATGATATCATTGTCATCGATACAAATGTCCTGGTTTCTGGCCTCTTAAACCCACAGGGGAATCCTGCAACAATAATCCGGATGATAATTGCCAGAACCATTCGAATCATACTAGATAGCAGGATTTTTCATGAATACGATGTGGTTCTGAAAAGACCCAGGTTTGGTTTTTCTCCTGATGATGTGAATGCTCTCCTCTCCTTCTTTAAGCATGATGGATTATGGATTGTCCCCCCTCCGATTTTAAAAAATCTTCCAGACCCTTCTGATCGACCTTTTTATGAACTGGCATATCACAGCAGGGTTCCACTCATTACAGGGAATACCAAACATTTTCCAGATGATATCATGGTAATGACACCTGCTGAATTTGTTAAAAGGAAAGAATCACAGACCTAA
- a CDS encoding sugar ABC transporter substrate-binding protein — MRSQNLFIHLLLISILLFMAGTGVLSDNILSVPDSSYNIGIIPSGSSSPFHQELIHAANKTASESNWTVIILTPDEETNISFQEDAMNTLISGDVDLICLNTLDTDKLADEILEAGSVNIPVFLYNTLVPAKTQNITEYIGYDQYTGAYTMGVYAARTLADLKNETQETVQGRAFILRGLPGFHADQRTAGFIDGLSTSPGIEIVGEQVAGWDRETARSITKDVLKEDPTIDIFYGNSDEMAIGAALAVQEFGKKVNDEILCLGIDGNMPTLEMIRNKTMTATLGVYPEKMGETLIIQAKKILDGERVPIYLETPAIVIDSANLDAYLNGSLWTEPVSSEPEQS, encoded by the coding sequence ATGAGATCTCAAAACCTTTTCATTCATCTTCTTCTGATAAGTATTCTCCTTTTTATGGCAGGTACCGGAGTTTTATCAGATAACATCCTTTCAGTTCCAGACTCTTCTTATAATATCGGGATTATTCCCTCAGGGAGCAGCAGCCCCTTTCACCAGGAACTGATACATGCTGCAAATAAAACCGCAAGTGAGAGCAATTGGACTGTAATTATACTCACACCGGACGAGGAGACAAACATCTCATTTCAGGAAGATGCCATGAATACGCTGATCTCCGGAGATGTGGATCTTATATGTCTGAATACCCTTGACACGGATAAACTGGCCGATGAGATCCTGGAAGCTGGATCTGTAAACATTCCGGTCTTTCTATACAATACACTTGTTCCAGCCAAAACCCAGAATATCACCGAATATATCGGGTACGACCAGTATACCGGAGCGTATACTATGGGTGTATATGCTGCACGGACCCTTGCAGATCTGAAGAATGAAACGCAGGAAACCGTTCAGGGCCGGGCCTTTATTCTCCGGGGACTCCCAGGATTCCATGCAGACCAACGAACTGCTGGGTTTATTGATGGTCTATCCACCAGCCCGGGAATAGAGATTGTGGGTGAACAGGTTGCCGGATGGGACCGTGAAACTGCCAGGAGTATTACCAAAGATGTCCTGAAAGAGGATCCAACAATTGACATCTTTTATGGCAATAGTGATGAGATGGCTATCGGTGCAGCATTAGCGGTGCAGGAATTCGGAAAGAAGGTGAACGATGAGATATTATGCCTTGGTATTGATGGAAACATGCCAACTCTTGAAATGATCCGGAACAAGACAATGACAGCCACTCTTGGGGTTTATCCGGAGAAGATGGGAGAGACCCTGATTATACAGGCGAAGAAGATCCTGGATGGGGAAAGAGTTCCGATCTATCTGGAAACTCCGGCAATTGTCATAGATTCAGCAAATCTTGATGCATATCTGAACGGGTCCTTGTGGACTGAGCCAGTTAGTTCTGAACCGGAACAGAGCTAA
- a CDS encoding carbon starvation protein A — MNAIIILIISLCIFALAYRYYGLFIATRVLELDENRETPAESLNDMHDFHPTNKFVLFGHHFAAIAGAGPLIGPVLAAQFGYLPGLIWILIGAVVAGAVHDMVVLFASARYDGKSLSLIASELIGKRAGLIASLSILFILMLTLAGLSLAVVKALYMSPVNTFTVLVTIPIALLMGIYLYRFRPDDILGASLIGLVLLLIVILAGPFLSQIPIISTYLTLGEIPLRVMIPVYGFIAAALPVWLLLCPRNYLSTFLKIGTIVVLAIGVFIIHPEIQMPAVTEYFDGGGPVIPGSAIPFLFITIACGALSGFHSTIGTGTTPKMIANERDIYFVGYGAMLMEGFVAIMALIVACSLIPADYFAINVAPAVYSTLGMVPVQLPELESLIGESLTGRTGGAVALAVGMASIFARIPYFEGLLSYWYHFAIMFEAVFVLTAIDTGTRVGRYLLQELFGQVIPKFHDRKWIPGVIITGFVFTFAWGYLLYTGEISTIWPLFGMSNQLLAATGLIIGTTLLIKMGKRKYMWITAIPGLAMIPITFYAGYLNILNYLQMHSPQGYLLTGISIILMILLALVLFEAIYKWYDLLVGEKKDPRRPTPAVLVQ, encoded by the coding sequence TTGAATGCTATCATCATTTTAATTATTTCTCTTTGTATTTTTGCCCTGGCATATCGATATTACGGGCTGTTTATTGCGACACGAGTCCTGGAACTGGATGAAAATAGAGAAACTCCGGCAGAATCTTTAAATGACATGCATGATTTTCATCCGACGAATAAATTTGTACTCTTCGGGCATCATTTCGCTGCCATAGCCGGAGCCGGACCATTAATCGGACCAGTTCTTGCAGCCCAGTTTGGATACCTTCCCGGTCTCATCTGGATTCTTATCGGTGCAGTCGTTGCCGGAGCGGTACATGATATGGTGGTGCTCTTTGCTTCGGCGAGGTATGACGGGAAAAGTCTCTCCCTGATAGCCAGTGAACTCATCGGAAAGCGGGCCGGACTCATTGCATCTCTTTCGATTCTGTTCATTCTTATGCTTACCCTGGCCGGATTGTCACTTGCTGTAGTAAAAGCACTTTACATGAGCCCGGTAAATACGTTTACCGTTCTCGTCACCATTCCTATCGCCCTTCTTATGGGAATATACCTGTACCGATTCAGACCAGATGACATTCTCGGGGCTTCACTCATCGGGCTGGTCCTCCTTCTTATTGTCATTCTTGCCGGACCATTCCTGAGCCAGATACCTATTATATCCACATATCTGACCCTTGGGGAGATCCCACTCCGGGTTATGATCCCAGTATATGGATTTATTGCAGCTGCTCTTCCGGTCTGGCTTTTACTCTGTCCCCGGAATTATCTTTCTACTTTTTTAAAGATCGGGACTATCGTTGTTCTTGCAATCGGTGTTTTCATTATCCATCCCGAGATCCAGATGCCTGCCGTAACTGAATATTTCGATGGCGGTGGTCCGGTTATTCCGGGATCAGCGATCCCGTTCCTGTTTATTACTATTGCCTGTGGTGCTCTTTCCGGGTTTCACTCGACTATCGGTACTGGAACTACTCCGAAGATGATCGCTAATGAACGGGATATTTACTTTGTCGGGTACGGGGCCATGCTCATGGAAGGGTTTGTCGCGATAATGGCCCTCATTGTAGCATGTTCATTAATTCCAGCAGATTATTTTGCAATCAATGTTGCCCCTGCGGTCTATAGTACACTTGGGATGGTTCCAGTCCAGCTTCCTGAGCTCGAAAGTCTGATTGGGGAGAGCCTTACCGGAAGGACTGGTGGTGCAGTCGCCCTTGCGGTAGGAATGGCATCAATATTCGCACGAATACCTTATTTTGAGGGATTGCTGTCATACTGGTATCATTTTGCCATTATGTTCGAAGCTGTCTTTGTCCTTACTGCAATAGATACCGGGACCAGGGTTGGAAGATATCTTCTGCAGGAGTTGTTCGGACAAGTCATTCCAAAGTTTCACGACCGGAAATGGATTCCAGGTGTTATCATAACGGGTTTTGTCTTTACCTTTGCATGGGGATATCTCTTGTATACCGGTGAGATATCTACCATTTGGCCATTATTTGGAATGTCAAACCAGCTCCTGGCAGCAACCGGGCTTATCATCGGGACAACGCTCCTCATAAAAATGGGTAAAAGGAAATACATGTGGATAACAGCAATTCCGGGTCTTGCAATGATACCAATTACCTTTTATGCCGGGTACCTGAATATTCTGAATTATCTTCAAATGCATTCTCCACAGGGATACCTTCTTACCGGAATATCCATAATCCTGATGATACTTCTGGCTCTCGTTCTTTTTGAAGCGATATACAAATGGTATGACCTTTTGGTCGGTGAAAAAAAGGATCCCAGGCGGCCAACCCCGGCAGTATTAGTCCAATGA
- a CDS encoding DUF7557 family protein yields MSVSTIEISVSTSEAFDSLKIYPDEEYGKIIERLITLFYEEQKLTS; encoded by the coding sequence ATGTCAGTATCAACAATCGAAATATCAGTATCAACGAGTGAGGCCTTTGATTCTCTCAAGATTTATCCGGATGAAGAGTATGGAAAGATAATCGAAAGGCTCATCACTCTCTTTTATGAAGAACAAAAACTCACTTCTTAA
- a CDS encoding type II toxin-antitoxin system PemK/MazF family toxin: MGLPVKGDIVVIPFPFSDLSSIKRRPALVIAPVSCEDLILCQITSKYHADNYSIPLRPSDLITGTLKDMSYIRPEKLFTADVSMIQYTLGHISDPIMQTVVNTIVSIIQKD, encoded by the coding sequence GTGGGATTACCTGTAAAAGGCGACATTGTCGTTATTCCATTTCCGTTCTCTGATCTTAGTTCAATAAAGAGGCGTCCGGCTTTAGTAATTGCACCTGTATCATGTGAAGATCTGATTCTCTGTCAAATCACTTCAAAATACCATGCCGATAATTATAGTATCCCTCTCAGACCATCCGATTTAATTACAGGGACTCTGAAGGATATGAGTTATATCAGACCAGAGAAACTGTTCACCGCCGACGTATCAATGATTCAGTATACTCTGGGTCATATCTCAGACCCGATAATGCAGACCGTGGTCAATACGATAGTTTCTATAATTCAAAAAGATTAA
- a CDS encoding antitoxin AF2212-like protein, giving the protein MIIETSVSAVYDGKVLIPDQPVELKAGKKYHLIIEDIPPDESQIEDISKNSHSCETAIMSERVLAREWLTSEEDEAWDYL; this is encoded by the coding sequence ATGATTATCGAAACTTCAGTTTCTGCAGTATATGATGGAAAAGTTCTCATTCCTGATCAACCGGTTGAACTAAAGGCGGGTAAGAAATATCATCTTATTATCGAGGATATTCCCCCTGATGAATCCCAAATAGAGGATATTTCTAAAAACAGTCATAGTTGTGAAACCGCCATTATGAGTGAGCGGGTTCTTGCCCGTGAATGGCTTACTTCTGAAGAGGATGAAGCGTGGGATTACCTGTAA
- a CDS encoding type II toxin-antitoxin system HicB family antitoxin, which produces MNLKVVIEEDTEDGGFIVSCPALPGCHSEGERVGSSCQY; this is translated from the coding sequence ATGAATTTGAAAGTCGTCATCGAAGAAGATACTGAAGATGGCGGTTTTATTGTCAGCTGCCCTGCTCTTCCGGGCTGCCATTCCGAGGGTGAGAGGGTAGGAAGCTCTTGCCAATATTAA
- a CDS encoding type II toxin-antitoxin system HicB family antitoxin, with product MNRYKITVEQYPDGFVAYPVGMKGIVIGQGDTYQEALEDIKSAIVFHLETFGK from the coding sequence ATGAATAGGTACAAAATTACGGTTGAGCAATACCCGGATGGTTTTGTTGCATATCCGGTCGGAATGAAGGGTATCGTAATCGGACAAGGCGATACCTATCAGGAAGCGTTAGAGGACATAAAATCAGCGATAGTATTTCATCTCGAGACATTTGGAAAGTAA
- a CDS encoding ATP-dependent nuclease, with protein sequence MKDLEFQFTDGINVISGTNGTCKTSLLHIISNSFQAVTKTCDWIQDPNCIYIINKVNSILNPKIERLTKGDKKFNDPANGHKGTLLKVEYYNYSTLDFRKHISPKNNRYSIKPYYGKGNQDSLPYCPIIYLGLSRLFPFGEFQNEETVKSINNSLPKEYQDEISKIYEDFTHLKVFSSAPQQMGDIKVRSDFSSEKEGVDSNTISDGEDNLFILLTALISLKYYFNSITSKNYIESILLIDELDGTLHPSFQYKILNLFRKFAQEFKIQIIFTTHSLSILEYALQKKDNVIYLIDNVTTVKRIEAPDIYKIKMYLHNITDNDIYSGKKIPIFSEDAEARVFLNILFDFFTENYEGFSKVRNYFHIVNVNIGAKNILNIFEDIYLLKSTMQSICILDGDQHNKRDLNKHITVLPGIFSPEKLIMNYSVTLFEADDPFWIEPSILSCGYGKIYYLDKIKPDFDSIDIKIQELKKNGISIHGKERELRKKIFEKHERFFELLFRHWINNPNNRNLIDPFYNDLHILFKKVAAFHGVNPKFWDFD encoded by the coding sequence ATGAAAGACTTAGAGTTTCAGTTTACAGATGGAATAAATGTAATTTCAGGAACTAATGGCACCTGCAAGACTTCTTTACTACACATTATAAGTAATTCATTTCAGGCAGTAACAAAAACATGCGATTGGATACAGGATCCTAATTGTATATATATTATCAATAAAGTTAATAGTATCTTAAATCCTAAAATAGAGAGATTAACGAAAGGGGATAAAAAATTTAATGACCCAGCTAATGGGCATAAAGGGACATTACTTAAAGTTGAATATTATAATTATTCTACATTGGATTTTAGGAAGCATATCTCTCCAAAAAATAATCGTTATTCAATAAAGCCATATTATGGTAAGGGAAATCAAGACTCATTACCATACTGCCCAATCATCTATTTAGGATTGTCAAGATTATTTCCATTTGGGGAATTTCAAAATGAAGAAACAGTAAAAAGCATTAATAATAGCTTACCTAAGGAATATCAGGATGAAATCTCAAAAATTTATGAAGATTTTACACACTTAAAAGTCTTTTCTTCTGCACCCCAACAAATGGGGGATATTAAAGTACGTTCAGATTTTTCGAGTGAGAAAGAAGGTGTTGATTCAAATACCATTTCTGATGGTGAAGATAATCTCTTCATTTTATTGACAGCCCTAATCTCACTAAAATATTATTTCAATTCAATAACAAGTAAAAATTATATTGAAAGTATTTTATTAATAGATGAATTGGATGGAACATTACACCCTTCATTTCAATATAAGATTCTAAACCTATTCCGGAAATTTGCACAAGAATTTAAAATTCAGATAATTTTTACAACCCATAGTCTTTCAATATTGGAATATGCATTGCAAAAAAAAGATAACGTCATTTATCTAATTGACAATGTAACAACGGTTAAAAGAATAGAAGCACCTGATATCTATAAAATAAAAATGTATTTGCATAACATCACTGATAATGACATTTATTCTGGGAAAAAGATCCCGATTTTTTCGGAAGATGCTGAAGCAAGAGTATTTCTTAATATTCTCTTTGATTTTTTTACTGAAAATTACGAGGGTTTTTCAAAAGTGAGAAACTATTTCCACATAGTTAATGTTAATATTGGTGCGAAAAATATTTTGAATATTTTTGAAGATATTTATTTATTAAAGTCAACAATGCAATCAATTTGTATATTGGATGGCGATCAACACAATAAGCGTGATTTAAATAAACACATTACTGTTTTACCAGGCATATTTTCTCCAGAAAAACTAATTATGAACTACTCCGTTACTTTATTCGAAGCAGATGATCCTTTTTGGATTGAACCATCAATACTTAGCTGTGGGTATGGTAAAATTTACTACCTGGATAAAATTAAACCAGATTTTGATAGTATTGACATAAAAATCCAAGAATTGAAAAAGAATGGAATATCAATTCATGGTAAAGAAAGAGAATTGAGGAAAAAAATTTTTGAAAAACATGAGCGATTTTTTGAATTATTATTCAGACATTGGATAAACAATCCTAACAATAGAAATTTGATAGACCCGTTTTATAATGATCTACACATTTTATTTAAGAAAGTGGCTGCATTTCATGGAGTAAATCCAAAATTCTGGGATTTTGATTAA